One genomic window of Nisaea sp. includes the following:
- a CDS encoding YggS family pyridoxal phosphate-dependent enzyme, translated as MADAGATVDVGANLRAVKAQIEAAGKAAGRAPGEVTLVAVGKVQPVEKVEAALAEGQRIFGENRVQEAQGKWPDLKARYPDVTLHLIGPLQTNKAADAIELFDVIETVDRPKLARVLAAEMKKQGRMLECFVQVNTGEEEQKAGVLPGDADAFIEACRNEHGLNVVGLMCIPPADDEPALHFALLREIARRHGLEKLSMGMSGDYEVAIEFGATHVRVGTAIFGDRLKPAG; from the coding sequence GCACAGATCGAAGCGGCCGGAAAAGCGGCGGGCCGGGCGCCGGGAGAGGTCACGCTGGTCGCTGTTGGTAAAGTGCAGCCGGTGGAGAAGGTCGAGGCGGCTCTCGCCGAAGGGCAGCGCATTTTCGGCGAGAACCGGGTGCAGGAGGCGCAGGGAAAATGGCCGGATCTCAAGGCTCGCTATCCTGACGTGACCTTGCATCTGATCGGCCCGTTGCAGACAAACAAGGCGGCAGATGCCATCGAGCTCTTCGACGTGATCGAGACGGTCGACCGGCCGAAGTTGGCCCGGGTTCTGGCGGCGGAGATGAAAAAGCAGGGCCGGATGCTGGAGTGCTTCGTGCAGGTCAATACCGGCGAGGAGGAGCAGAAAGCAGGCGTCCTGCCGGGTGATGCTGATGCGTTTATCGAGGCATGCCGGAATGAGCATGGCCTGAACGTGGTCGGCCTGATGTGCATTCCGCCGGCCGATGACGAGCCGGCGCTTCACTTCGCCCTGTTGCGCGAAATCGCCCGGCGCCATGGGTTGGAAAAGCTCAGCATGGGCATGAGCGGAGACTATGAGGTCGCGATCGAATTCGGTGCGACCCATGTCCGCGTCGGCACGGCTATCTTCGGTGACAGGCTGAAACCCGCCGGTTAA